In Cryptomeria japonica chromosome 5, Sugi_1.0, whole genome shotgun sequence, the genomic window tggttaaGTTCTTATTTGCAGCAAAGGGTAGGTTCACTCTTACTTCTCCTAAAGCCATTCTCTTGAAACTACCCATCAATCCTAACATACCACActttggtgcttgcttgaggctaTATAGAGCCTTATTCAACTTGTATACATGATTCTCTTTTCCGTCCACTTCAAAACTTTGTGGTTGTTCCAcctatacttcctcttctaagtacccattcaagaagacaCATTTCATGTTTATATGACATATGCTCCAATTATTTTGACTTACTAATGAAATGAATATCCTAATGGTCTCTTTTCTTTCCAATTTCTTTTCATAATCAGTTCCACATTTTCATGTGAATCCTTTAGAACTAACCTTTCCTTATGCCTTTCAACAGTCCCATCACTATTAGACATAGTCTTGTAGACCTTTTTGTTCCAATCTTATTCTTGTCATGTGGAAGCTCTATAAGACCCCAAGTGTCAATCTTGTGAATGAAATGCACATCTCTTATTCCATTACCTTCATctaaacctcattagtacatgcttCTCCAAaccatgatggttcaaaatcaagcTTAGTAAATAAAGTAAAATTAATTTTCTTACCTATTTGATTTCTTCATGTTCTTGATTTGCACCCCTTTGATAAATATCACACAATTTTGTTACTCTCCTTGTGGAATTTAGATTTGAATCTCAACTTGCACTTAGAATTAAAGAACTAGATGATGGGTTTCTTGGTGCATTTGTAGCACTTGAAATAGAAATACTAGTGGGTTTATGatgatcaatatcatcaataataactttattcgaaatagattttggcttctcaacatatcctttttgatgaccataaactccccttgATAAAAAATGACACTCATGACATAATAAGCCTATTAGTGAGAGGATTATACAATTTATAAGCCCTACTTTTCTTACTATATGCAACAAAAATGCATGACTCGCTTTTTGgatctaatttttttcttatttgaTTAGGTACATGAACATagaccaaacaaccaaaaactttgagaTGATTAACATTAAAATTTTTCTCATACTaggcttcataaggagtcatcttgtTGAGTGCACTACTGGTTATTTGATTAATGATGTACACTTTTGTAGCAATTACATCTCTCCAAAAAGAATTACTTAATCCCTTGGTTTCTAACATGCTCCTTTCCATTTCAAGCATTGTATGGTTTTTCCTTTCAACTACTCTATTTTAGTGAGAGGTGTAAGTAATGGTGAGTTGCCTCTTGATGTAATTCATATCAAAATATCTTTGCAAACCCCTTGAACAAAATTCTACTCCATGATTAGTCCTCAACCATTTGATGTTGCACCCTTTCTAATTTTCTGCATAGGATTTAAACCATTGGAATATATCAAGGTCTTCATCTAGGGCCTTCAAAAAACACACCCAACATTTTCATGAATAATAGTCAATAAAAGTGATAAAGTGTGACGAATTAGTTAAACTCTTTGTttgcataggaccacaaatatctgaatgaacaagctgaagtgggtgatgaaccctccatgcattgccctttgaaatttttttccttgCATTATTACCTGTAGCACATCCTTCACAAACTTTCTTGTGCTCCTCAACCttggaaaaacaaaaaactaatgcTTGTGAGTTCAAAAACATCAAACTCTTAAAAAGTAAATATCCATACCTAAGATGCCACAACCAACTTGTATCCTCATATTCCAGATTGGAAAGGCTATCAATCTATTTGCCAAAATCCAATGAGAACATTATTTTCTTTGTCATATGCACAATTGTAACCACTTTATTTCCTTGATTCTTATCATAAATTGTACATTTCTTATTTTCAAAGATAACTTTATAATTCTTCTGGCATAATTGCCTAACACTTAACAAATCATGCTTTAACCATGGAGTGTAATAAATGTCTTGGACACTCTTCATACCTTTTTTTTTTGTGGACCTTCATAGCTCCTTTTGCAACAACCTCCAATGATTTGTCATCACCAAGGTAGATCACAGATTTGAAACTTTAATCCTTTGTTGAAAGAAGCTTCTTATTTCATATCCTATGGTTAGAGCATCTATAATCTAAACACTAAACATCTTTACTATTGTTTTCACATTTGGattaagataaaataaatgatCTAGAGGATTCTCATCACCTTCTTGAGCATAATAAGAACTTTTACATTCTTTTAATGTGCAATCTATTTAAAAGTACCCATACCTGTTACCATGGtgacattgaacatttctcttatcaaatttgcCTCTATTTCTTCAGAATCACCTCTTCCTCTTGAGTTCCTCAGCTTCTATTCCacttgaattattttgattttgaccTTTACCTTGGTCTTGATTGTTTTTTGTATTGTTGTAGGCatctttgttctttgtgatttATAATTTGAGGGAAAAGGCTTTCACATCACTTTCTCCAAATGAATATCTCAATATCTCTTTATGAGACATCAAAGATCGAACTAGGTGATCAAACTAAAGGGCTACCAAATATTTGATGTCTTCTATTATTATGGCAACATCATTCTATTTTGGTGTTAAAGTCCTCAACaccttttttttatcaaaatctCATTGATCATAGTTTTCCCAAGTGCAAGACCACATCTTTAACTCTGACACAATAGTCAGTCACATTCTTGGTTTCTCgcatcatcaaaattttgaattctcATTTCAATGTCTATAACTTGACAAATTTGACTTGGTCACTTCACTGGTAAGCTTCTTTTAGAGTCTTCCAAGTATCTTTAGTTGTCTTTGCATCTAAACTTCTTGGAAATAACCTTTTATCAAGAGCTATTTGAATGTAAAACAAGGGTTGAATGTTCTTCTTCTTGGCCTCCTTCTTGGCTATTTTATCATTAGCAAAGAGGGCATTCTAATCAACTGGCTCTTGGTAACTTGATTCAACAATTTCTAACATATATTTTCCTATAAGAAAAGTCATCATTTGTAGACACCAATAATCATACTTATTTTCCTCAAATTCTAGAATGGGCAAGTTGTGAAAATTTGACATGATAAAGTTTGGCAAAATGCCAACCACTCAAACTTTAATGCCCAAAAATAACCTAGTCTGATATGAAATGTAGTTTTTGAAAATCGACACTTGCCTCTAAACCAATTGATAAAACTGACAACAATAGAGTGAAAAATTAAATCAAAGTTCAGACTTACAACTTTAAACCAATATGAAtagataaaaaataaacaaaacacaCATTGAAATTGACAAAAGGTAGAGTACTCTATTTTTGATGgttgaatgctttatttttattGTAGACCCTATTTTTTAATTGCAACTTACATATAATAACATAAAGGTTTGATTTTTATAGAATATGTAAACCCTAAACAAGAAGTAGATTGCGACAAAGGAATAATAGAAGTTTACCTCACTAATAACAGCTAATGCACATCGAAGTCTTTTACATTATTCACTAATAGAATAAAGGAGcctctacatgaactcatattagAACCAAACTAAACTTGCATACTAAAAATGGCCAAAAAAAAGCCTACGCATGTGAAAAGACATGGACTATTTTAATGCATGAAGTTGGCTGAAGTGCATGATAGAAATAGCATGGTGGATCTCTAAGGTTTTTTTCTCACTTTTAGACAGTATATGGTAGCTTAAAAATTATTGGACTGTATTCATTGGCATGCTATTTTTTTAAATCTTATAAATGACAAATAttattttagaatgtttattattaATATACAAATTTATTTGGAATattttcaaattattaataaatcattaaaaaaatataataggtaatgtatattatatattattagtgacaaatattattttaaaatgtttattattaaaatataGATTTATTTCGAATATTTTGAAATAGTAGGatataattgtttctaaatttatatgtatttaagatTAATTTTTGTTTTAATTATAAAGAATATTTTTTGGTAGAAATTTAAAATCTTACCTAAAGATATTTGCATATATtactatttatcattattttctaaaTGTTTACGTTCATTTTATCTATATATGATATACATATGTgtccatgatacaaataatgaaTGACAAggatttttcatttcttttcaagaaATGACATCTACGTTTTGTTGTAGCTTCAATCTTCTGTTGAGGCATAGGTAAAACGTAAGGTATATAATTTGTTGTTCATAcaattatgttctttttttaatttatcaattgtactttgtatttttttaTGCACAGCTCGACTCCCTTTCCTTTAGTTATATTTCCTTGAATTATTTTGTTGGAGTATTAGACTCTGCTCTCTCATTCCTTTATTTCATTTTAGATTattatatgttttaatttttagtggtatttttaataattataatctctttaaaaataattagttaattttaataatatatacTAATATACTTTAAAATAATAACTAAATTATTTGCATAttactttattaaaaataaaaatatattgtaCATTTAATATGTATTTCTGATTAAATTGATAAAAATGTTTAAATATAAAAagatttatataaaattatttataaattaaatattttttgaaaattaatattttgACGATTTGCTATGACCAAACCGTCATAAAAGCTTCATATGACAAGCAGGGGTGACTGTCAACAAATTTAACGATTCTGATACAAATATGAGAATGCACAAATGTGGCAAGAACTGGATTTTTCTATTATTAGGTTTTTCGGTACACAGGTTCTTTGACTGAAGAAGGACTCTCGGCATAATAGCTCGATACTATCTACAAGATAAATATTTTATACTTCTTTGGCTTTTCAGGAAACCTGAGATCAAATGCGAGGAACCAATGCACAGAGAGGCTAAGCTTGGCCTACATAGTTTTGAAATAATTTTGGAATTTGAGTAGTTGTAAAGGCAATTTGTATTCATTACACTGAAACCGTCAATAACACGTTATTCATTGTCTGTTATCCATAACCGCACAATCCGGCTTTATTTCATTGCAGGCCTTGTTTTTTCTAGACTGGCTAGTGTCCCACTAGTAAATGAAAActaattttcaattcaagaatgttgACAATGGCGATTTCTTCCCTAAAGAatctgataaaaaaaaattattttatgtcTTATTAGTAAACGATATCTCATTTTCGATTGAACCAGTTGACAATGACATTTTATTCCCCACAGAATCCGATACGAAAAATTATTTTATAACTTAAAAAATCAGCCTTCTCTATCCTATAAAGATGAGCTCCATTACTGATAGGAAATTTTAATATCTCAAATTCAATTCTTGTCATAATAACGACATAAATTGTCAATAATTCTAAGCTTTGAAAGTAGTATTTTGAATAAGTTGCAAATAATTGAAACAgatatcaaattttattttttatcaacttGTTTGTGAATGTGGACTTCATATGTTTTAATAGGTACTTTGTAATGGCCACATTAATCTCTGACTATGCCACTTCTACACGTTAGTGGTCTCTCATTGCTATAAGTACTCACTAAATCATCCATTGTTCTGCAACCCAAAAATTGTAGAGTACATTTTTACTATATAGCATTGGTTTCAGAGGGGCTGCTAAGGGAAGCACAATGAAGAAAGCTGTAGCAGTGCTACTTATTGTTATGATTGAGGTGGCAACCAGCATGCCAGTGTTAATGGCGTGGAATCCTGTTCCTCAACCTCCTCCAGCTCCAGTTCCAGCAAAATGCCCACTTGATGCTCTGAAGGTGGGGGCCTGTGTTGAAGTGCTTAGTGGCCTTGTGCACATAGGCATTGGAGACCCAATTGTAAACCAGTGCTGCCCAGTGATTGAAGGAGTTTTGGCATTGGAGGCAGCCCTGTGTTTGTGTACAGCAATCAGGGCTAGGCTCCTCAACCTCAATATACTTGTTCCACTAGCACTGCAGCTTATTGCTTCTTGTGGAATGACTCCTCCTCCCGGCTTCACATGCCCTGCTTCTTAGTGCCTGAACTATTCAATGATTTCCTCTATAAGTGCTACTTATTATAACTATGTTTGAGTAAATAAGCAGAAGTTAATGGCTGTTGCCTACATCTGCCACAGAATGTTGACTTCATATAGCGGAGATCAGTCCCTGCTTTCCATCTTAATCTGAAGTTAGCTGGATAAATAATATATATGTTTTCTTACAATTAAATAAACATAGTATCTTTTTCTAGTTCCACTAATATGTTGAGTATTTCtttaattttgtttccttaatttgCACTGATATTGAAAATACTGCCTTATCATGGTTGGTTTTGGATTCAGGTACTAGGCTTGGTGAATACATTACAAATTTTCTAATTGGCATAGTCCATGTTTTAATTCCATTACACAGCTCTCTCTGTACATCCCAGGTGGTTGAAGTTGAATGGTACATATAGACTagcttatatataaaaatatctccaaaaaaatataaattttaatatatttaacatttataagtatgaataaatattataaacatCTTTTACAAATGGAAAATTAAGTATATATAGATCCTTCATTAATATCTCTTTATCAATGGTCTTGATTTCCACAACTTTAGCTGCCTTTCCACTTTTTGTATAATAGACCTTTGTAAATGTGTTGTGTCCTAATAATTCGACTTATTCATACTTGCCCATCAAAATGCTAGCTCCATGCATTTGCATTTTTGCCATGACATTAATTTTGCATAATGTAATGCTTTGAAGATGACTCGATGAGTATATCAATTGCACAAAATAgccattatttaatatttatatatgtcATAATATTTTTGATGTAtcgataatattttatttatacatCTGTCAAATTCATATAGATTTATGTGTCATATGATAAATAGTTGATGGTTATTAAAGATAAGTGAATAAACTAAATAGCTTTTCATAATGTAAAAGaacaatttctaatttttttattaatttaaatttactaaaattcttaattaatcataattaactataatttctaatatttttaaaaaagtacCAATACTTAACTTTTGTTCTTCTTTATTGATCACCTAGTTTTTAGTTTCACCTTTAATTGAATTGTACTTTAGCTAAAAAGAATTCTTTCGAAATGAGCCTTTtaacacaaaacacacaatagGGGAGAGAggagatgtagtacccctaccctagtcagctttgtaaaaccggtttgaccttggttgactttttatgtggcattcttgaatggttgaattaccatgaggtaatgttgtagtcagatattatgattattatgcatacctattaatgtgctccgcattgattcttatgtaagttgaattgtcctcctgattcttgttattaatctcgagctaacatcttcattaaatatatatatatgtatgcttgtgtgactcttggttgcaggagattacaggtacaataccgcctaggtgcaaggttcatcttcacctggattcccagggttgagtatacctctttcgtccttagaatttgggttaggtggccGTAAAACCCTCAGCTTACCCTAGTGATGCTCAAATGAGCATCATCTGCGATCTGTccatttcccttttcatttgggtttgtgggtcgggtatttggttggctttcttgggttgcgtgtttggcATGTGGTTAAACTgattatttaatcctaagtagttattttgatttaatgtgttcatttacgtatT contains:
- the LOC131072664 gene encoding 36.4 kDa proline-rich protein-like, whose translation is MKKAVAVLLIVMIEVATSMPVLMAWNPVPQPPPAPVPAKCPLDALKVGACVEVLSGLVHIGIGDPIVNQCCPVIEGVLALEAALCLCTAIRARLLNLNILVPLALQLIASCGMTPPPGFTCPAS